A genomic region of Desulfosarcina ovata subsp. ovata contains the following coding sequences:
- the atpE gene encoding ATP synthase F0 subunit C, with the protein MEALQFFIACVTAAGFGIAIAAFGCGLGQGMGLKAAVEGIARNPESSGKVTVTMLIGLAMIESLCIYALVVSLILIYAHPQAAAIAGLLG; encoded by the coding sequence ATGGAAGCATTACAGTTTTTTATCGCATGTGTGACCGCCGCTGGGTTTGGTATTGCAATCGCCGCTTTCGGTTGTGGCCTCGGACAGGGCATGGGCCTCAAGGCCGCCGTTGAAGGCATCGCCCGCAATCCCGAATCTTCCGGTAAAGTCACCGTGACCATGCTGATCGGTCTGGCCATGATCGAATCTCTGTGTATTTACGCACTCGTTGTTTCCCTGATCCTGATCTACGCGCATCCCCAGGCTGCCGCCATCGCCGGACTGCTTGGCTAA